In Halobaculum sp. XH14, a single genomic region encodes these proteins:
- a CDS encoding 30S ribosomal protein S7, with translation MSEEEAPEPEAPADSDDAVDNALLFGVWDVSEIEYSDPSTRNYLNVTPIAHTMGRHASKQFRKSELSIVERLINRLMQSEDNTGKKQQATRIVRDAFDIVHERTDENPVQTLVEAVENAAPREETVRLKYGGISVPKAVDVAPQRRVDQALKFIGDGVESATYKSTTTAAEALADLLVGAARYDVQAYPISQKEEKERVAAAAR, from the coding sequence ATGTCGGAGGAAGAAGCCCCCGAACCCGAGGCGCCCGCGGACAGCGACGACGCGGTCGACAACGCGCTGCTGTTCGGCGTCTGGGACGTCTCCGAGATCGAGTACAGCGACCCGTCGACCCGGAACTACCTCAACGTCACCCCCATCGCGCACACGATGGGCCGGCACGCGTCCAAGCAGTTCCGCAAGTCGGAGCTCTCCATCGTCGAGCGGCTCATCAACCGCCTGATGCAGAGCGAGGACAACACCGGGAAAAAGCAGCAGGCGACCCGCATCGTCCGGGACGCCTTCGACATCGTCCACGAGCGCACCGACGAGAACCCGGTGCAGACGCTCGTCGAGGCCGTCGAGAACGCCGCGCCGCGCGAGGAGACGGTCCGCCTGAAGTACGGCGGCATCTCCGTCCCGAAGGCCGTCGACGTCGCGCCCCAGCGCCGCGTCGACCAGGCGCTGAAGTTCATCGGCGACGGCGTCGAGTCCGCGACGTACAAGTCGACGACGACCGCCGCCGAGGCGCTCGCGGACCTGCTCGTCGGCGCGGCCCGCTACGACGTGCAGGCGTACCCCATCTCCCAGAAGGAGGAGAAGGAGCGCGTCGCCGCTGCGGCACGCTAA
- a CDS encoding 30S ribosomal protein S12 encodes MANGKYAARKLKKDRQKRRWSDSKYARRERGLGEKSDPLEGAPQGRGIVLEKVGIEAKQPNSAIRKCVRVQLIKNGKQVTAFCPGDGAISFIDEHDEVTIAGIGGAKGRAMGDLSGVNYKVEKVNGVAMLELVRGNAEKPVR; translated from the coding sequence ATGGCGAACGGCAAATACGCCGCGCGGAAACTCAAGAAGGACCGCCAGAAGCGACGGTGGTCCGACTCGAAGTACGCGCGACGCGAGCGCGGTCTCGGCGAGAAGTCCGACCCCCTCGAGGGCGCCCCGCAGGGGCGTGGCATCGTCCTCGAGAAGGTGGGGATCGAAGCGAAACAGCCCAACTCGGCGATCCGGAAGTGCGTCCGGGTTCAGCTCATCAAGAACGGGAAGCAGGTCACGGCCTTTTGTCCCGGCGACGGCGCCATCTCGTTCATCGACGAGCACGACGAGGTCACCATCGCCGGCATCGGTGGCGCGAAGGGTCGCGCGATGGGCGACCTCTCGGGCGTGAACTACAAGGTCGAGAAGGTGAACGGCGTCGCCATGCTCGAACTGGTACGCGGGAACGCGGAGAAGCCGGTCCGATAA